The following are encoded in a window of Nibricoccus aquaticus genomic DNA:
- a CDS encoding c-type cytochrome, which produces MSAQDPKANNPKIEQAAASDQNIQKVHAILLREKPEPAEGYSPMPLFLLGFVSAMIFIVSVYFVHNRGGIGPSLKSGVSGLTFKEAALVYDERYDPATAPGAGAVKELTPEQVLASGKKLYATCATCHQPTGTGLAGTYPPLAKSEWVLGSEDRLIRILLNGLKGEITVEGNKYNGLMPAFGKVPNSGYNWTDDKIAHVLTFIRHEWGNAAAPITTAKVKEIREQVAAARPGNWTEAELLAVP; this is translated from the coding sequence ATGAGCGCCCAAGATCCGAAGGCCAATAATCCCAAGATCGAACAGGCCGCAGCCTCTGACCAAAACATCCAGAAGGTTCACGCGATCCTTCTGCGCGAAAAGCCCGAGCCCGCCGAAGGCTACTCGCCGATGCCGCTGTTCCTGCTCGGTTTCGTCTCGGCGATGATCTTCATCGTCTCAGTCTATTTCGTCCACAACCGTGGCGGCATCGGTCCCTCGCTGAAAAGCGGAGTCAGCGGCCTCACGTTCAAAGAAGCCGCGCTCGTGTACGACGAACGCTACGACCCCGCAACCGCTCCCGGTGCGGGTGCGGTTAAAGAGCTTACTCCCGAGCAAGTGCTCGCCTCTGGCAAAAAACTCTACGCCACCTGCGCTACCTGCCACCAGCCCACGGGCACCGGCCTCGCAGGCACTTATCCTCCACTGGCTAAGTCGGAGTGGGTTCTGGGCAGCGAGGACCGCCTCATCCGCATTCTTCTCAATGGCCTAAAAGGTGAAATCACTGTGGAAGGTAACAAGTACAACGGCCTCATGCCTGCCTTTGGCAAAGTACCCAATAGTGGCTATAACTGGACCGATGATAAAATCGCCCACGTCCTGACCTTCATCCGTCACGAATGGGGCAACGCAGCCGCTCCTATCACGACAGCGAAGGTTAAGGAAATCCGTGAACAAGTCGCAGCCGCCCGCCCTGGCAACTGGACCGAGGCCGAACTGCTCGCAGTTCCCTGA
- a CDS encoding cbb3-type cytochrome c oxidase subunit II translates to MNRAPLIFLGIFFALAFSWTGIVLTNQIAYGKLEPVFDEGENKSFPEALPGLAAQGKLVYQDLGCIYCHTQQVRRPGYGGDIDRGWGERQSVARDYIRERRVLLGTMRTGPDLRNIGARQAGDAGREWHIRHMYDPEITSKDSIMPKYKFLFETRKIVGEPSTKAVQRLLPASAQPAAGYEIVLTDRGNALIEYLLSLKDSYTYPEEATRVYVEPKKEQKAGASSEAAKPEAHK, encoded by the coding sequence ATGAATCGCGCGCCCCTCATTTTCCTCGGCATCTTCTTCGCACTGGCCTTCTCGTGGACCGGCATCGTGCTGACCAACCAAATCGCCTACGGCAAACTCGAGCCCGTGTTCGACGAAGGCGAAAATAAGTCCTTCCCCGAGGCGCTCCCCGGCCTCGCCGCCCAAGGCAAGCTGGTGTATCAAGATCTTGGCTGCATCTACTGCCACACCCAGCAGGTCCGCCGCCCCGGTTACGGTGGCGACATCGACCGCGGCTGGGGCGAACGTCAGAGCGTGGCCCGCGACTACATCCGCGAACGCCGCGTGCTCCTCGGCACCATGCGCACCGGTCCCGATCTCCGTAACATCGGAGCCCGTCAGGCAGGCGACGCCGGGCGCGAATGGCATATCCGCCACATGTACGATCCCGAGATCACCTCGAAGGATTCGATCATGCCGAAGTACAAGTTCCTCTTCGAGACCCGCAAGATCGTGGGCGAGCCCTCGACCAAAGCCGTGCAACGCCTTCTCCCTGCCAGCGCCCAACCCGCCGCCGGTTATGAAATCGTCCTCACGGATCGCGGTAACGCGCTGATCGAATATCTCCTCAGCTTGAAGGACAGCTACACTTACCCTGAGGAAGCCACCCGCGTTTACGTCGAACCGAAGAAAGAGCAAAAGGCCGGAGCCAGCTCCGAAGCCGCCAAGCCGGAGGCACACAAATGA
- a CDS encoding cbb3-type cytochrome c oxidase subunit I: MASASSLAASVSPATSSDTVTRAELSEIDASTKAPAMYFLCSAILWLIIGTAFALISSFKMHKPELLGDIEWLTFGRARTAHLNAVIYGWSVNASFAVAMWLMARLARSVVRHSGILMLAGAFWNVGVTVGMYGILAGDATSIEWLEMPPYATPMLFIAYALIGAWAVITFRFGKSEHIYVSQWYILAALFWFPWLYSVAQIMLIFSPARGTVQALVNWWFAHNVLGLWFTPIGLAAVYYFLPKVLGKPIHSYYLSVLGFWSLAIFYNWAGVHHLIGGPVPAWVITAGIAASFMMVVPVVVTAINHHLTMIGSFQALKYSPTLRFIVFGAVNYTLSSLLGSLMADRGVSEVVHFTHAVVGHAHHGLYAFFSMVMFGSIYYILPRILHKEWPSARLISVHFWTCAIGITIYVIVTSIGGTKQGLEMNDASIPFMDVVRHTIVWLKLRSYAGVLITVGHVAFAINFAWMIFKPRADNTAPTLFAHPNPDLEISAR, from the coding sequence ATGGCTTCCGCTTCCAGTCTTGCCGCATCAGTCAGCCCGGCCACGTCATCCGACACGGTGACGCGTGCTGAACTGAGCGAGATCGACGCCTCCACCAAGGCGCCGGCGATGTACTTCCTGTGCTCCGCGATCCTCTGGCTGATCATCGGCACGGCGTTCGCGCTGATCTCGTCGTTTAAGATGCACAAGCCTGAGCTTCTTGGTGACATCGAGTGGCTCACCTTCGGCCGCGCCCGCACCGCTCACCTAAACGCCGTGATCTACGGCTGGAGCGTCAACGCCTCCTTCGCCGTCGCCATGTGGCTTATGGCCCGTCTCGCGCGCTCCGTCGTTCGTCACAGCGGCATCCTGATGCTCGCCGGTGCGTTCTGGAACGTCGGTGTGACCGTCGGTATGTACGGCATCCTCGCCGGTGATGCCACGTCGATCGAGTGGCTCGAGATGCCGCCCTACGCCACGCCGATGCTCTTCATAGCCTACGCGCTCATCGGTGCCTGGGCCGTCATTACTTTCCGCTTTGGCAAATCTGAGCACATCTACGTTTCCCAGTGGTACATCCTCGCAGCGCTCTTCTGGTTCCCGTGGTTGTACTCGGTCGCCCAGATCATGCTGATCTTCTCGCCCGCCCGCGGCACCGTGCAAGCGCTGGTCAACTGGTGGTTCGCTCACAATGTCCTCGGGCTCTGGTTCACGCCGATTGGTCTCGCCGCCGTCTACTATTTCCTTCCGAAGGTTCTCGGTAAACCCATTCACAGCTACTACCTCTCGGTCCTCGGGTTTTGGTCGCTTGCAATCTTCTACAACTGGGCCGGCGTTCACCATTTGATCGGTGGTCCCGTCCCGGCCTGGGTCATCACCGCCGGTATCGCCGCGAGCTTCATGATGGTCGTCCCCGTCGTCGTCACAGCGATCAACCATCACCTCACGATGATCGGCAGTTTCCAGGCGCTGAAATACAGCCCGACGCTTCGCTTCATCGTCTTCGGCGCGGTCAACTACACGCTCTCCAGTCTCCTCGGTTCGCTCATGGCGGATCGCGGTGTCAGTGAAGTCGTTCACTTCACCCACGCCGTCGTCGGCCACGCTCACCACGGCCTCTACGCTTTCTTCTCCATGGTGATGTTTGGCTCCATCTACTACATCCTGCCGCGCATCCTTCACAAGGAATGGCCCTCAGCCCGTTTGATCAGCGTCCACTTCTGGACCTGCGCCATCGGCATTACGATCTACGTGATCGTCACCAGCATCGGCGGCACCAAACAGGGACTGGAGATGAACGACGCGAGCATTCCCTTCATGGATGTGGTTCGCCACACGATCGTCTGGCTTAAGCTTCGCAGCTACGCCGGCGTCTTGATCACGGTTGGCCACGTCGCCTTCGCCATCAACTTCGCCTGGATGATCTTCAAGCCCCGCGCCGATAACACTGCGCCCACGCTCTTCGCTCATCCGAATCCTGACCTGGAGATCTCCGCACGATGA
- a CDS encoding cbb3-type cytochrome oxidase assembly protein, with product MEWINEWFFYGLAFIVAVAITGSAVYALYWASSKGQLRDLEKGAASIFDDKEPIGQPTDFFPGKTPKRHH from the coding sequence ATGGAATGGATTAACGAATGGTTCTTCTACGGGCTCGCCTTCATCGTCGCTGTGGCAATCACGGGCTCGGCGGTTTACGCGCTCTACTGGGCATCGAGTAAAGGCCAGCTGCGCGACCTGGAAAAAGGCGCCGCCTCCATCTTCGATGACAAAGAACCCATCGGTCAGCCCACGGATTTCTTCCCTGGCAAGACGCCCAAACGACACCACTAA